The following are from one region of the Ignavibacteriota bacterium genome:
- a CDS encoding nucleoside deaminase, protein MIFDEEKYRFMFAALQEAEKAFEENEVPVGAVVVKNNKIIGRGYNQVEKLKDATAHAEMIALTSASNHIGNWRLNDCSIYVTLEPCIMCTGALLASRVNELFFSTFDPKFGACGSVYNLAEDGKTNHKIKVFSGIYSEESKKLLEEFFNQLKNKNSLKFSPPSA, encoded by the coding sequence ATGATTTTCGACGAAGAAAAATATCGGTTTATGTTTGCAGCTTTACAGGAAGCTGAAAAAGCATTTGAAGAGAATGAAGTACCTGTTGGTGCCGTTGTTGTAAAAAATAATAAAATAATCGGTCGCGGATATAACCAGGTTGAAAAATTAAAAGATGCTACCGCTCACGCTGAAATGATAGCTTTAACTTCGGCATCAAACCATATCGGTAACTGGAGGTTAAATGATTGTTCAATCTATGTTACTTTGGAGCCATGTATAATGTGTACCGGGGCATTGCTCGCATCAAGAGTAAATGAATTATTTTTTTCGACATTTGATCCAAAGTTTGGCGCCTGCGGAAGTGTTTACAATCTTGCCGAAGATGGTAAAACCAACCACAAAATAAAAGTATTTTCAGGTATTTACTCAGAGGAAAGTAAAAAACTGCTTGAGGAGTTCTTCAATCAATTAAAAAATAAAAACTCTCTCAAATTTTCACCGCCATCAGCTTGA
- a CDS encoding insulinase family protein: protein MCRLNLLLMIGLMLFMLTDLIASDNKILPYPIYQHKLANGLNVVTVPFDSPGLAAFYIVVRVGSRNEIEQGVTGFAHFFEHMMFRGTDKYPREKYNEVLKSTGAGANANTSLDRTIYHMTGNADYLEEMFELESDRFMNLNYSEHDFKVEAGAVKGEYTKNFANPYQRLYESLLNTAFDAHTYKHTTMGFFNDIVDMPNQYAYSLQFFKRYYRPEYSTIVVVGDVKEEKVNELAEKYFGMWETGNYTADVPAEPEQKAERNVHLQDGSIPPFMSLNYKGPAFSDSKIDMAALEVLTTILFSQNSDLYKKLVVEEQKLRFLGGGAMATRDPYLINIQASFIDKNDFQYVKNEIVKAINNIKENGVSKELLDKTKSNLKYSFAMSIDNPDVIANSLCRFIYLTGDPESLNRFYSLYDTVTESDVKMVAEKYFKDSGLTIATISDDEKGGVE from the coding sequence GTGTGCAGACTAAATTTATTATTGATGATAGGATTGATGTTGTTTATGCTTACTGATTTAATAGCAAGCGATAACAAAATTCTGCCTTATCCAATCTATCAGCATAAACTGGCAAACGGATTAAATGTTGTTACCGTTCCTTTCGATAGCCCGGGATTAGCAGCATTCTATATTGTTGTTCGGGTTGGATCCAGGAACGAAATTGAACAGGGAGTTACCGGCTTCGCTCATTTTTTTGAACATATGATGTTCAGAGGAACTGATAAATATCCGCGTGAAAAATATAATGAAGTTTTAAAAAGCACAGGTGCCGGAGCGAATGCAAATACTTCGTTGGACAGAACAATTTATCACATGACTGGTAATGCAGATTATCTTGAAGAAATGTTTGAACTGGAATCAGACAGATTTATGAATCTCAATTATTCTGAACACGATTTTAAAGTTGAAGCAGGTGCTGTTAAAGGTGAATACACAAAAAACTTTGCTAATCCTTATCAGCGCCTTTATGAAAGTTTACTAAACACTGCATTTGATGCTCATACTTACAAACATACAACGATGGGATTTTTTAATGATATTGTAGATATGCCCAATCAGTATGCGTATTCACTCCAATTCTTTAAAAGGTATTACAGACCAGAATATTCGACAATAGTTGTTGTTGGTGATGTTAAAGAAGAAAAAGTTAACGAACTTGCAGAAAAATATTTTGGTATGTGGGAAACGGGAAATTATACTGCTGATGTTCCGGCAGAACCTGAACAAAAAGCGGAACGGAATGTACATCTTCAGGATGGATCGATTCCACCTTTTATGAGTTTAAACTATAAAGGTCCTGCATTTAGTGATTCAAAAATTGATATGGCAGCACTTGAAGTTCTTACAACAATTCTATTTTCACAAAATTCAGATTTATATAAAAAGCTTGTTGTCGAGGAACAAAAACTCAGATTTCTTGGCGGAGGAGCGATGGCTACACGTGATCCGTACCTGATAAACATTCAGGCGTCATTTATAGACAAAAATGATTTTCAGTATGTTAAAAATGAAATCGTAAAAGCGATAAATAATATCAAAGAAAATGGTGTCAGCAAGGAACTTTTGGATAAGACCAAATCAAATCTGAAATACAGCTTTGCAATGAGTATTGATAATCCTGATGTGATTGCCAACTCACTGTGCAGGTTTATTTATCTGACTGGAGATCCTGAATCATTAAACCGATTCTATTCGCTCTATGATACAGTAACAGAGTCCGATGTGAAGATGGTTGCCGAAAAATATTTTAAAGATAGTGGTTTAACAATAGCTACCATTTCAGATGATGAAAAAGGAGGTGTTGAATAA
- a CDS encoding insulinase family protein has product MKALIISILISGFIMAQQIVELKQPNSSKIVVKFMFTNGSVTDAAGKEGLTYTTAQLITQGGTGNLTYSDIQDKIYPMAADYFSLVDKEVVTFTFLFHKDWIEEFYPIMIGLITNPSLSQADFDRVKKNQQAYVDQVIRASSDEEYSKKALEDFLFRGTNYQHMVEGKTASVGAITLDDVKNHYKNFFTKNNLMIGIAGSYPESLLEKIKNDIANLPDIKPVIPEVPKIKMPDGIDVEIISKDGAFGSAIFTGYPLDITRANDDFAALMVANSYLGEHRKSYAKLYQVIREERSMNYGDYSYIEWYHNGGGNMVPPSGVPRHSNYFSIWIRPVQIAKQLRMQYPELDSVEIGHAHFALRMALREMDKMIKNGLSQEDFEATRAFLKSYIRLYIKSPEQQLGYLMDSKFYGRENYIEELSGLLSELTLDDVNNAINKYFQIENMKITIVTDVSEAEPLAKSLKENLPSPMSYSNIVKAGLPEEVLKEDEATEDFKLNVKNVTIINSADTFK; this is encoded by the coding sequence ATGAAAGCGTTAATAATTTCAATTTTAATTAGTGGATTTATTATGGCTCAACAGATTGTTGAATTAAAACAACCGAATTCTTCCAAGATAGTTGTAAAATTTATGTTCACGAACGGATCAGTTACTGATGCGGCAGGAAAAGAAGGATTAACCTATACGACAGCTCAGCTTATCACGCAAGGTGGAACCGGTAATTTAACTTATAGTGATATTCAGGATAAAATTTATCCTATGGCAGCAGATTATTTTTCTTTGGTTGATAAAGAAGTTGTTACGTTCACTTTTCTTTTTCATAAAGATTGGATTGAAGAATTTTATCCGATTATGATTGGATTAATTACAAATCCTTCTCTAAGCCAGGCGGATTTCGATCGTGTGAAGAAAAACCAGCAGGCTTATGTTGACCAGGTGATACGTGCTTCATCAGATGAAGAATACAGCAAAAAAGCTCTGGAAGATTTTCTTTTCAGAGGAACAAACTACCAGCATATGGTTGAAGGAAAAACAGCTTCGGTTGGAGCAATTACACTTGATGATGTAAAAAATCATTATAAAAATTTCTTCACAAAAAATAATCTTATGATCGGTATTGCAGGCAGTTATCCCGAATCTTTACTTGAGAAAATTAAAAATGATATTGCAAATCTTCCTGATATAAAACCTGTTATTCCTGAGGTACCGAAGATCAAAATGCCCGATGGAATTGATGTAGAAATCATTTCTAAAGATGGAGCTTTTGGTTCCGCAATTTTCACTGGCTATCCTTTGGATATAACCAGAGCCAATGATGATTTTGCAGCGTTGATGGTAGCTAATTCATATCTCGGCGAACATAGAAAATCTTATGCTAAGCTTTATCAGGTGATTCGTGAAGAGCGGTCTATGAATTACGGTGATTATTCTTACATCGAATGGTATCATAACGGCGGTGGAAATATGGTACCACCTTCCGGTGTTCCAAGACATTCAAATTATTTTTCAATCTGGATTAGACCTGTTCAGATTGCAAAACAATTAAGGATGCAATATCCCGAATTAGATAGTGTTGAAATTGGTCACGCACATTTTGCACTTCGGATGGCTTTGAGAGAAATGGATAAGATGATAAAAAATGGATTGAGTCAGGAAGATTTTGAGGCAACAAGAGCTTTTCTGAAAAGTTATATCAGGCTCTACATAAAATCACCCGAACAGCAGCTTGGATATCTTATGGATTCGAAATTTTATGGAAGGGAAAATTACATTGAAGAACTGTCCGGACTTCTGTCTGAACTGACACTCGATGATGTGAATAATGCAATCAATAAATATTTTCAGATTGAAAATATGAAAATCACTATAGTTACTGATGTAAGTGAAGCTGAACCACTCGCAAAAAGTCTGAAAGAAAATTTACCATCACCGATGAGTTATTCAAATATTGTGAAAGCTGGATTACCGGAAGAGGTTCTGAAAGAAGATGAAGCAACAGAAGATTTTAAATTGAATGTAAAGAATGTAACAATAATAAATTCAGCAGATACATTTAAATAA
- a CDS encoding peptidase, with protein MKIIKLSVTVLGIVLLCFSLLYSQNDLKKNLESLPGILNVEIIQPDSEYNEAYKIFIEQPIDHNHPEGKKFRQKFYLSHKDVSLPMVIELDGYNIDYNRENELSSILKCNKIVVEHRYFGESKPDSLDWNYLTIEQAANDHHKIIETLKKIYDKQWITTGISKGGQTTYIHKYYFPDDADASVCYVAPLNLAPEDPRIYHFLDNVGTKECRDKMVAFQREVLKREDELIPMFIEDTKMSGYNYSIGDYEFIFEYVVLEYGFAFWQWQYTKCSQIPDTTASNDDLFEHLKTGSSFSYFSDQEIESNLPFIYQAYTQMGYYGYDISNFKDLLKEVKEPTSRIFLPDYMKPVYDCCIMQEINTWIQKHGNNMIFIYGEIDSWSATAVELTGETNAIKMVKPGGNHRTRIKSFNEKDQEYIINTIEDWIGYEVPE; from the coding sequence ATGAAAATAATTAAGCTTTCTGTAACTGTTCTGGGGATAGTACTACTTTGCTTTTCCCTTCTCTACTCGCAGAATGATTTAAAGAAAAATCTGGAATCTCTCCCGGGAATTCTGAATGTAGAAATAATTCAACCCGATTCAGAATATAATGAAGCATATAAAATATTTATCGAGCAACCGATTGACCATAATCATCCTGAAGGAAAAAAGTTCAGACAGAAATTTTATTTGTCACATAAAGATGTTTCGTTGCCGATGGTGATTGAACTTGATGGATACAACATTGATTACAACAGAGAAAATGAACTATCATCAATATTAAAATGCAATAAGATTGTAGTCGAACATCGTTATTTCGGTGAATCGAAACCTGATTCACTCGACTGGAATTATCTGACAATTGAACAAGCTGCTAATGATCATCATAAAATAATTGAAACGCTAAAAAAAATTTATGACAAACAATGGATCACAACCGGAATAAGCAAAGGTGGTCAGACAACATATATCCATAAATATTATTTTCCTGATGATGCTGATGCTTCAGTCTGCTATGTAGCACCATTGAATCTTGCACCAGAAGATCCACGCATTTATCATTTCCTCGACAATGTTGGAACAAAAGAGTGTAGAGATAAAATGGTTGCATTCCAAAGAGAGGTTTTGAAACGAGAAGATGAACTAATCCCGATGTTTATCGAGGATACAAAAATGTCGGGTTATAATTATTCAATCGGTGACTACGAATTCATTTTTGAATATGTAGTACTTGAGTATGGATTTGCGTTCTGGCAATGGCAGTACACAAAGTGTTCACAAATTCCTGACACAACAGCATCAAACGATGATTTATTTGAGCATCTGAAAACAGGATCTTCATTCAGTTATTTTTCTGATCAGGAAATTGAGTCCAATCTTCCTTTCATTTATCAGGCTTACACTCAGATGGGTTACTACGGTTACGATATTTCAAATTTTAAAGACTTATTAAAAGAAGTTAAAGAACCGACGAGCAGAATATTTTTACCAGACTATATGAAACCTGTTTATGATTGCTGCATAATGCAGGAAATTAATACATGGATTCAGAAACACGGAAATAATATGATTTTTATTTATGGTGAAATTGATTCCTGGTCAGCAACAGCTGTTGAGTTGACTGGTGAAACTAATGCAATCAAGATGGTTAAACCCGGTGGTAATCATCGAACAAGAATAAAAAGTTTTAATGAAAAGGATCAGGAATATATTATTAACACAATCGAAGATTGGATTGGGTATGAAGTACCGGAATAA
- a CDS encoding DMT family transporter, whose translation MKSNLLLLLTAVIWGFAFVAQRAGMEFLGPFTFNTARFALGSLSLIPLLLINRSKQIKTKSFQSFADKKIFIGGLISGTVLFLGAAFQQYGLVYTEAGKAGFITGFYIILVPILGLFIGQKTSLMTWVGALVAIFGLYLLSVTESLMINIGDILVLIGAFFWAIQILVIGHYSKRIESFKLAFYQFTVCALLSWLAALFTESTEFQNILKAYLPILYAGIFSVGIAFTIQVIAQKEAHPANAAIIMSLEAVFALIGGWLLLDESIPLRGLFGCVLMMLGMILSQLYLFGKKKEIYST comes from the coding sequence TTGAAATCAAATTTACTTCTACTTTTAACTGCGGTCATTTGGGGATTCGCGTTTGTAGCACAACGCGCCGGAATGGAATTTCTAGGACCGTTCACATTTAACACCGCAAGATTTGCACTTGGAAGTCTTTCATTAATTCCACTCCTGCTTATCAATCGAAGCAAACAAATTAAAACAAAAAGTTTTCAATCATTTGCTGACAAGAAGATTTTTATTGGAGGATTAATATCAGGAACCGTTCTTTTTCTTGGTGCAGCCTTTCAACAGTACGGATTGGTTTATACCGAAGCAGGCAAAGCTGGTTTCATCACTGGTTTTTATATTATCCTTGTTCCAATTTTAGGACTTTTTATCGGGCAGAAAACTTCGTTGATGACGTGGGTTGGTGCTTTAGTAGCAATTTTTGGTTTGTATTTGCTAAGTGTTACCGAATCACTTATGATTAATATTGGTGACATACTTGTATTGATCGGAGCTTTTTTTTGGGCAATTCAAATTCTTGTAATCGGACATTACTCAAAAAGAATCGAATCCTTCAAGCTTGCGTTCTATCAATTCACTGTTTGTGCTTTGCTAAGTTGGCTTGCCGCACTGTTCACTGAGTCAACTGAATTTCAAAACATACTAAAAGCATATCTTCCGATATTATATGCCGGAATCTTTTCTGTTGGAATAGCATTTACAATTCAGGTAATCGCTCAAAAAGAAGCTCATCCTGCAAATGCTGCAATCATTATGAGCCTGGAAGCTGTATTTGCTTTAATCGGAGGCTGGCTGCTGCTTGATGAATCAATTCCTTTGAGAGGATTATTTGGCTGTGTTTTAATGATGCTTGGAATGATTCTTTCTCAACTTTATCTTTTCGGAAAGAAAAAAGAAATTTATTCAACTTAA
- a CDS encoding alanine--glyoxylate aminotransferase family protein, with product MNMNSFTPPDRILLGPGPSNVHPRVLEAMSRNTIGHLDPKFIELMDEIKQLLKYSFQTKNDVTFAVSGPGSVGMETCLVNLIEPKTKVLVCINGVFGGRMKSIVERCKAEPIVLSFPWGKSIDPQTFEDTLKKNKGINLCSFVHAETSTGAKSNIKVLTEISHKYNCVVVADTVTSLGGIPVLIDEWNIDATYSGSQKCLSCPPGLSPVTFNEKAVELVKNRKTPVQSWFMDLNLILGYWSGSNKRTYHHTAPINSLYALHEALLILKEEGIENSWKRHEINGKELISELEKIGLSAFVDKNERLPQLTTIAVPDGVNEANVRMSLLNDYNIEIGAGLGELSGKVWRIGLMGYSSNKKNIDALLTALKEILSN from the coding sequence ATTAATATGAACTCCTTTACACCACCAGATAGAATTTTATTAGGACCAGGTCCATCTAATGTTCATCCAAGAGTATTAGAAGCAATGTCAAGAAATACTATTGGTCATCTTGATCCAAAATTCATTGAACTGATGGATGAAATTAAACAACTTCTCAAGTATTCTTTCCAAACAAAAAATGATGTTACTTTTGCCGTATCAGGTCCAGGCTCAGTCGGGATGGAAACATGTCTTGTTAATCTGATTGAACCAAAAACTAAAGTATTAGTCTGCATTAATGGAGTTTTTGGCGGAAGAATGAAAAGCATTGTTGAACGATGTAAAGCCGAACCGATTGTTTTAAGTTTTCCGTGGGGTAAATCAATTGATCCTCAAACTTTTGAAGACACATTGAAAAAAAATAAAGGAATAAATCTTTGCTCATTTGTCCATGCCGAAACTTCCACCGGAGCTAAAAGCAATATTAAAGTGTTAACAGAAATTTCACATAAGTACAATTGTGTTGTAGTTGCTGATACTGTTACATCACTCGGTGGCATTCCTGTATTGATTGATGAATGGAATATAGATGCAACTTATTCTGGTTCGCAGAAATGTTTGTCGTGTCCACCTGGTCTTTCACCTGTAACTTTTAATGAAAAGGCTGTTGAACTTGTTAAGAATCGAAAAACTCCGGTGCAGAGCTGGTTCATGGATTTGAATTTAATTTTAGGTTATTGGAGTGGAAGTAACAAAAGAACTTATCACCACACTGCACCAATTAATTCTCTTTATGCTTTACACGAAGCTCTCTTAATTCTTAAAGAAGAAGGAATAGAAAATTCATGGAAGCGTCATGAAATTAACGGTAAAGAATTGATCAGCGAACTGGAAAAAATCGGTTTATCAGCTTTCGTCGATAAAAATGAAAGATTGCCACAGCTAACAACAATAGCCGTTCCGGATGGTGTCAACGAAGCAAATGTACGCATGTCACTTCTGAATGATTACAACATAGAAATTGGTGCAGGATTAGGAGAACTATCCGGTAAAGTCTGGCGAATCGGATTAATGGGTTATTCTTCAAATAAAAAAAATATTGACGCATTACTAACTGCACTGAAAGAAATATTATCTAATTGA
- a CDS encoding dihydrodipicolinate synthase family protein: MADLLKGIYPPLTTPFESEEVSYEKFIGNILKYEKKMLAGYVLFGSNGESAFLTAEEKLQLIRSARKQTNRILIAGTGLDSIKETITLTNDAAEAGANFALIITPSFFKTEMKHHTLLNYYTKVADSVMIPVILYNVPKFTTVNLEVETVIELSSHPNIIALKDSTEIPSRISEISANVSPDFRMIVGTASVLYTALLSGASAGILALANIAPDECIQIFNLIRERNFEKALEIQNRMIPVNKAVTAKYGVAGLKAAMDLVGYFGGLPRLPLEPLSEAQLIELKIILKKAALIE, encoded by the coding sequence ATGGCTGATTTATTAAAAGGAATCTATCCCCCACTAACAACACCGTTTGAGAGTGAAGAAGTATCGTACGAAAAGTTTATTGGGAATATATTAAAGTATGAAAAGAAGATGCTTGCTGGTTATGTTCTATTTGGCTCAAATGGAGAGAGTGCATTTCTAACTGCTGAAGAAAAGCTTCAATTAATTCGAAGTGCCAGAAAGCAAACTAACAGAATATTAATAGCAGGAACTGGACTTGATTCAATTAAGGAAACAATCACACTGACTAATGATGCTGCGGAAGCGGGAGCAAACTTTGCTTTAATTATTACACCTTCATTTTTCAAAACAGAAATGAAACATCATACTTTACTAAATTATTATACCAAAGTTGCTGATAGCGTAATGATTCCTGTTATCCTCTACAATGTTCCAAAATTTACAACTGTAAATCTTGAAGTTGAAACTGTAATTGAATTATCATCTCATCCTAATATTATTGCATTAAAAGATAGCACTGAAATACCTTCAAGAATTTCTGAGATATCAGCAAATGTATCGCCTGATTTTAGAATGATTGTTGGAACTGCTTCTGTTCTTTACACAGCACTTCTCAGTGGTGCTTCGGCTGGGATTCTTGCATTGGCAAATATCGCTCCCGACGAATGTATTCAAATCTTTAACCTTATACGTGAAAGGAATTTTGAAAAAGCACTTGAAATTCAAAACAGAATGATTCCTGTAAATAAGGCAGTTACAGCAAAATATGGTGTCGCTGGTCTGAAAGCTGCGATGGATTTAGTTGGTTATTTTGGTGGGCTTCCGCGCTTGCCTTTGGAACCGTTGAGTGAAGCTCAACTAATCGAATTAAAAATTATTCTCAAAAAAGCAGCTTTAATTGAATAA
- a CDS encoding proline dehydrogenase: MGISRNILLWASRNEWLKNRVPKMNFAQKAVKRFMPGESVEDAILATRELLKNNIPTTFTHLGENITNIKEAELNTQHYLDLLEKINNEKLDVEVSLKLTHIGLDLSFNKTIELFSNIAEKAGKLNNNVFIDIEDSSYADKTIEFYKQIKQKYNNVGLCLQAYLYRTMDDLRSMSEIKPWIRLVKGAYKEPASVVFKKLNQVNENYIKLSKFLLKQIQEKEIRAAFATHDLIIQEHIKNESEKIGLPKEKLEFQMLYGIKSSAQYKLAQDGYKIRTLISYGNHWYPWYMRRLAERPANVWFILKNMFNK, translated from the coding sequence ATGGGCATAAGTAGAAATATTCTTCTTTGGGCTTCACGAAATGAATGGTTGAAAAATCGTGTTCCAAAGATGAACTTTGCGCAAAAGGCAGTGAAACGTTTTATGCCTGGTGAATCGGTTGAAGATGCGATTCTTGCAACACGAGAACTTCTCAAAAACAACATACCAACAACATTTACTCATCTTGGTGAAAATATAACAAATATCAAAGAAGCTGAGTTAAACACCCAACATTATCTCGACCTGCTCGAAAAGATAAATAACGAAAAACTTGATGTAGAAGTTTCGCTTAAGCTGACTCACATTGGACTTGATCTTTCCTTCAATAAAACTATTGAGTTATTTTCAAATATCGCCGAGAAAGCCGGCAAACTTAACAATAATGTTTTTATCGACATCGAAGATAGCAGCTATGCTGATAAAACGATAGAATTTTACAAACAAATAAAGCAAAAATACAACAATGTAGGACTCTGTCTGCAAGCATATTTGTACAGAACCATGGACGATCTACGATCAATGTCTGAAATAAAACCATGGATAAGATTGGTAAAGGGTGCTTACAAAGAACCCGCTTCAGTCGTATTCAAAAAACTAAATCAGGTTAATGAAAACTATATTAAGCTATCAAAATTTCTATTAAAGCAGATTCAGGAAAAAGAGATTAGAGCCGCTTTTGCTACACATGATCTAATTATTCAGGAGCACATTAAAAATGAAAGCGAAAAGATTGGTCTGCCTAAAGAGAAACTGGAGTTTCAAATGTTATATGGAATAAAATCCAGTGCTCAATACAAACTAGCACAGGATGGATATAAAATCAGGACTTTAATCAGTTATGGAAATCACTGGTATCCATGGTATATGCGTAGATTAGCTGAACGACCTGCAAACGTTTGGTTTATATTAAAAAATATGTTTAATAAATAA
- a CDS encoding 4-hydroxy-tetrahydrodipicolinate synthase: protein MFKGTGTALITPFRKDTSIDIESLRKIVDQQLRGGVDALVVLGTTGESPVIESDEKKILVENVVEEVKRRIPVIVGTGTNNTKKVIELNKQAEELRADGVLIVNPYYNKGTQESLVEHYKYISERTKLPIILYNVPSRTGMNILPETAVRIHKECKNVVAIKEASGNISQIAHLISIKPDSLSVLSGNDDQTLSIMASGGDGVISVFSNPYPSEMKKITEAMLNGKLREAQTLNNKYFAMMNALFIETSPSPVKFVMSKLGLCENVVRLPLIKASLKVEELLDKEMKRLSSVK, encoded by the coding sequence ATGTTTAAAGGAACAGGTACGGCTTTAATCACACCATTCAGGAAGGATACTTCCATTGATATAGAATCGCTTAGAAAAATTGTTGACCAACAACTTCGTGGTGGAGTTGATGCTTTGGTTGTGCTCGGTACGACAGGTGAGTCACCGGTTATCGAATCTGACGAGAAAAAAATATTAGTAGAAAATGTTGTTGAGGAAGTAAAGAGAAGAATTCCTGTTATCGTTGGAACCGGCACTAACAATACTAAAAAAGTAATCGAGCTTAATAAACAAGCGGAAGAACTTAGAGCCGATGGAGTCTTGATTGTAAATCCTTACTATAACAAAGGCACACAGGAGAGTCTTGTTGAACATTATAAATATATTTCTGAAAGAACAAAGCTTCCTATTATTCTATACAATGTTCCATCAAGAACCGGAATGAATATTCTTCCGGAGACTGCCGTACGTATTCATAAGGAATGCAAAAATGTTGTGGCGATTAAAGAGGCGAGCGGAAACATTTCACAAATTGCTCACCTGATTTCGATAAAACCAGATTCGCTGTCTGTACTTTCCGGTAATGATGATCAAACGTTATCTATAATGGCTTCAGGTGGTGATGGAGTAATTTCTGTTTTCTCAAATCCCTATCCTTCAGAAATGAAAAAAATTACTGAAGCAATGTTGAATGGCAAATTAAGAGAGGCGCAAACTTTGAACAATAAATATTTTGCTATGATGAATGCTCTGTTTATTGAAACAAGTCCATCACCTGTAAAATTTGTAATGAGCAAACTGGGACTTTGTGAAAATGTAGTAAGACTTCCTTTGATAAAAGCATCCCTAAAAGTTGAGGAACTTCTTGATAAAGAAATGAAAAGATTATCATCAGTAAAATGA
- a CDS encoding 4-hydroxy-tetrahydrodipicolinate reductase, whose product MKYGLVGASGKLGKEVISVFAEKNNDLVFSFDLQGDWKQTNPEVLIDCSLPEAFDKMMDFTKDFNVPLIIATTGLSEKQLSYLKEYSKLKPVIQSYNFSLGIQILLELAKIAYEKLPDWDIEISETHHRFKKDKPSGTAKMIQSIFKGREVNTTSHRLGNVPGDHTVNFAGLGEVVSIQHRALSRRTFAEGILKSAEFALKKKNGFYSFTDVVFGNISMEH is encoded by the coding sequence ATGAAATATGGTTTAGTTGGCGCTTCCGGAAAACTTGGTAAAGAAGTCATTTCTGTATTTGCAGAAAAAAATAATGATCTGGTTTTTTCATTTGATTTGCAGGGAGATTGGAAGCAAACAAATCCTGAGGTTTTAATCGACTGTTCTCTTCCGGAGGCATTTGATAAAATGATGGATTTCACAAAAGATTTTAATGTGCCTCTTATTATTGCAACAACAGGATTATCGGAAAAACAATTATCGTATTTAAAAGAATATTCAAAACTAAAACCAGTAATTCAAAGTTATAATTTTTCGTTAGGTATCCAGATTCTACTTGAGCTTGCAAAAATCGCTTATGAAAAATTACCAGACTGGGATATTGAAATTTCCGAAACACACCATCGTTTTAAAAAAGATAAACCTTCAGGAACAGCAAAAATGATCCAAAGCATTTTCAAAGGCAGAGAAGTGAATACTACTTCACACAGATTAGGAAATGTTCCGGGCGATCACACAGTAAATTTTGCCGGACTTGGAGAAGTGGTTTCCATTCAACATAGAGCTTTATCAAGACGAACATTTGCAGAAGGAATATTAAAATCTGCAGAGTTTGCTTTGAAAAAAAAGAACGGTTTTTATTCGTTTACTGATGTAGTGTTTGGAAATATATCAATGGAACACTGA